In Capsicum annuum cultivar UCD-10X-F1 chromosome 11, UCD10Xv1.1, whole genome shotgun sequence, one genomic interval encodes:
- the LOC107848462 gene encoding mitogen-activated protein kinase homolog NTF6, with translation MESENIETSDEIKGNPTRDGKYVEYNVVGNLFEVTSKYVPPIQPVGRGAYGIVCCAINSETKEEVAIKKIGNAFENRIDAKRTLREIKLLSHMDHENIIKIKDIVRPPDREEFNDVYIVYELLDTDLHQIIRSSQALTEDHCQYFLYQLLRGLKYVHSANVLHRDLKPSNLLLNANCDLKICDFGLARTTSEADFMTEYVVTRWYRAPELLLNCTEYTATIDIWSVGCILMELIKREPLFPGRDYAQQLGLIIKLLGSPEDSDLGFLRSDNARKYVKQLPRVPKQPFSKHFPDVSPLALDLAERMLVFDPAKRITVEDALNHPYMISLHEINEEPVCSSPFNFDFEQASLSEEDIKELIWNEALKFDPDTTK, from the exons ATGGAAAGTGAAAACATTGAAACCTcggatgaaataaaaggaaatccAACACGGGATGGCAAATATGTTGAGTACAATGTTGTTGGTAATTTATTTGAGGTTACTTCAAAGTATGTTCCTCCAATTCAACCCGTCGGACGTGGCGCTTACGGCATtgtttg CTGTGCTATAAATTCGGAGACAAAAGAGGAGGTAGCAATCAAAAAAATTGGGAATGCATTTGAAAATAGAATTGATGCAAAGAGGACCCTTCGCGAGATCAAACTTCTTTCCCACATGGATCATGAAAAT atcataaaaataaaagatatagtGAGACCACCAGACAGAGAGGAATTCAATgatgtatatattgtgtatgaGCTACTGGATACAGATCTGCATCAAATAATACGCTCTTCACAGGCCCTCACAGAAGATCACTGTCAA TACTTCCTCTATCAATTATTACGTGGACTCAAGTATGTACATTCTGCTAATGTTCTACACCGGGATCTAAAACCTAGCAATTTGCTACTTAATGCAAACTGTGACCTCAAGATTTGTGATTTCGGGCTTGCTAGGACCACTTCAGAAGCAGATTTTATGACCGAGTATGTTGTTACCCGATGGTATAGGGCACCCGAGTTGCTACTCAATTGTACGGAATATACTGCAACAATCGATATTTGGTCAGTTGGTTGCATTTTGATGGAACTCATTAAGAGAGAACCTCTTTTTCCCGGCAGAGATTATGCTCAGCAATTGGGGCTTATCATTAAG CTATTAGGTTCACCTGAGGATTCTGATCTTGGATTCCTAAGGAGTGACAATGCTAGGAAGTACGTCAAGCAGCTCCCTCGAGTTCCAAAACAACCCTTTTCCAAGCATTTCCCAGATGTGTCCCCTTTAGCACTTGATCTTGCAGAAAGGATGTTGGTTTTTGATCCAGCTAAACGTATAACTG TTGAGGATGCGTTAAATCATCCATACATGATAAGTCTCCATGAGATAAACGAGGAACCAGTTTGCTCTTCTCCTTTCAACTTCGACTTTGAACAAGCTTCTCTAAGCGAGGAAGACATAAAGGAGCTCATATGGAACGAGGCTCTAAAGTTTGATCCCGATACAACCAAGTGA